Genomic DNA from Arthrobacter sp. B1I2:
GCACCTGCGGTGTACGGGCCGAAGTAGCGGGTCCCTTTCCGCTTGTCTCCCCGCATGACCTGGACCCGGGGGTACTTTTCGCCCATGGTCACGGCGAGGTAGGGATAGGTTTTGTCATCCCGGAACACCACGTTGAACCGGGGTTTGAATTCCTTGATCCAGGTGTATTCCAGCTGCAGCGACTCCAGTTCGCTGCCGACGACGGTCCACTCGACGCTGCTGGCCGCGTGGACCATCGCATAGGTCTTCGGCAGCAGCCCTGCCGGGTTGGCGAAATAGGAGTTCAGCCGGGACCGGAGGCTTTTCGCTTTGCCTACATAGATGACCCGGCCGTGCGGATCACGGAACCGGTAGACACCCGGGTTGGTGGGGATTTCACCAGTTTTGGGCCGGTAACTTGCTGGATTTGCCACTTATCAAGTCTACTGAGTCGCGCCGGGTCTCCATGCCGGCCTGCCCGGACGGGCGCTGGCTGGCTGTCCGGGCCACCTGCAGGCTATTCGGCGATCTTGCTCTGGTTGTAGCTGGCGGAGCGTTGCTGGCCGCTGAGTCCGGCGATCGCGTCCATGATCCGGTCCGTGACTTCGCGACGGGCGGGCAGGGAGTGGTCCGGCCCGGTCTTGTCGAAGTACAGCGGCTCCCCCACCTTCATGGTGAAGTGCTGCGGCCTGACCCCCTTTTCGCCGGCACGCTGGAGCTTCTCCGTGCCGATCAGGCCCACGGGAATCACGGGCGCGCCAGTGGTGAGCGCCAGCCAGCCGACCCCGGTGCGTCCCCGGTAGAGGATGCCGTCCCGGGAGCGGGTTCCTTCGGGGTAGATGCCGATGCCGCGGCCGGCCTCCAGGATGTCCATCAGGGTCTTGAGTGCCTGGACACTTGCGGCCTGCTCGCCGCGCTCCACCGGGATGGAGCCCACGGACTCGAAGAAGGCCTTCATGACCTTGCCCTTGACGCCGCCGGTGGTGAAGTACTCGGCCTTGGCAAAGAAGGCGACCGGACGCGGCATCAGTGCCTGCACGATCACGCTGTCGAAGAAGGACAGGTGGTTGGGTGCCACGATAAAGGGCCCGTCGGAGGGGACGTTTTCGAGTCCGACGACGGTGGGCCGGCAGCTGCCGGAGATCAGGTTGCGCGTGGTCCAGCGGACGGCATCAAACATTTCCATCGTTGCTCACCCCGCTCATGGCCGCAGCGTGGACGGCCTCCAGCCGTTCGATGACCGCTACCAGTTCCCCACCGGTGCTGACGACCGTGACAGAGCCGGCTTCTTCCAGCTCCCCGTCCGGAGCGAAGCCCCACGCAACGCCGATGCAGTCCAGCCCGTTGGCGATCGCGCCGGACACGTCCTGGGCGCGGTCCCCCACCATGATGGCGTGCCGTGTGTCCAGGTTCTGCAAGGCGGCGGCGATGATCTGGGTCTTGCCCAGCGGGACACCTTCCACTGCCGTTTCGTCATCGGCGGAGCCGTGGATGCCGTGGAAGAACGTGTCGATGCCGTGGTGCGCCAGCACTTTATGAGCCAGCCGCTGGGGTTTTTGGGTGGCAACAGCCACGGGCCGTCCTGCTGCCGCGAAGGATTCGAGGATTTCGCGGATGCCAGGGTACAGCCGGCTTTGGGCGATTCCCGTGGCCACGTAGTGCTCACGGTAGCGGCGGACCACCTCTTCCAGGCGGTCCGCCGGCACCTTTGCCACATTGAGCAGGGCATCGCCCAGCTTGGGGCCGATCATCGATTCGAGCAGGTCCTGGCCGGGAACCGGGAGCCCCACCCCGCGGAGGGCTGATGCAATGCCCCCGGTTATTCCACCTGCCGGGTCGACAAGAGTGCCGTCCAGGTCAAAGATCACGGGCACTGTTGTTGAAGTCACCGGGTTAGTTTCTCACGACAGCAGGAGTGCCTGAAACTCGCATGCCCAGGGAGGAATATTTCGGCGCGCTTTCCTCCGGTCAGCCAAGTATTTCGGCGAGGAACTTGCCCGTGTAGCTCGTCCCGGACTTGGCCACCTGCTCCGGCGTTCCTGCCGCCACGATCTGGCCGCCGCCTGAACCGCCGTCGGGCCCGAGGTCCACCAGCCAGTCCGCACTCTTGATCACGTCCAGGTTGTGCTCGATAGTGATCACAGTGTTGCCCTTGTCCACCAGCCCCTGCAGGACCATGAGCAGCTTGCGGATGTCCTCGAAATGCAGGCCCGTGGTGGGCTCGTCCAGGACATAGATGCTGCGGCCGTTGGACCGCTTCTGCAGTTCCGCCGCGAGCTTGACGCGCTGGGCCTCACCACCGGAAAGTGTGGTGGCCGGCTGTCCCAGGCGCACATAGCCCAGTCCCACGTCCACCAGGGTGTTCAGGTGCCGCGCGATGGGTGAGAACGCCGCGAAGAACTCGGCGCCCTCTTCGATGGGCATGTTGAGGACATCGGCGATGGTCTTGCCCTTGTAGTGCACCTCGAGGGTCTCCCGGTTGTAGCGGGCACCATGGCACACCTCGCAGGGAACATAGACGTCAGGCAGGAAGTTCATCTCGATCTTCAACGTGCCGTCACCGGAGCACGCCTCGCAGCGGCCGCCCTTGACGTTGAAGGAGAAGCGGCCGGGAAGGTAGCCGCGGACCTTGGCCTCCGTAGTCTCGGCAAAGAGCTTGCGGATGTTGTCGAAGACGCCGGTGTAGGTGGCCGGGTTGGACCGCGGGGTGCGGCCGATGGGGCTTTGGTCCACGTGGACCACCTTGTCCAGGTGCTCCAGGCCCTGGACCGACTTGTGCCGCCCGGCCACCTGCTTGGCGCCGTTGAGCTTGTTCGCAAGCACCTTGTAGAGGATTTCGTTGACGAGTGTGGACTTGCCGGAGCCACTCACGCCGGTCACTGCGGTGAAGAGCCCCAGGGGGAAGGCTGCGTCGACGTTCAGGAGGTTGTTCTCCCGTGCGCCGACCACCTTGATCTCGCGCTTCTTGTCGTACTTCCGGCGCTTTTTGGGCACCTCGATAGCCTTGCGGCCGGACAGGTAATCGCCGGTCAGTGATTCCCGGTTGTCCAGCAGTTCCTTGTAGGTCCCGGAGTGGACCACCTGGCCGCCGTGCTCGCCGGCGCCGGGGCCGATGTCGACAATCCAGTCGGCCACATGGATGGTGTCCTCGTCGTGCTCCACGACGATAAGGGTGTTCCCCATGTCGCGGAGCCGGGTGAGGGTTTCGATGAGGCGGCGGTTGTCGCGCTGGTGCAGGCCAATGGAAGGTTCATCGAGGACGTAGAGGACGCCCACCAGGCCGGAGCCGATCTGGGTGGCAAGCCTGATGCGCTGGGCTTCACCGCCGGAAAGGGTGGCGGACGGACGCTCGAGGTTGAGGTATTCCAGGCCAACATCGAGGAGGAAGGTCAGGCGGGCCTGGATCTCCTTGAGGACCTGGTGGGCGATCTGTGCTTCACGCCCGGTCAGCACCAGGTTGTTCAGGAATTCCGCGCAGTCCCGCATGGGCAGGGCGGCAACCTCGGCGATGGACTTGCCGTTGATCAGGACCGACAGGGATGCCGGATTGAGGCGGGCGCCGTTGCAGGCGGGGCAGGGAACCTGCCGCATGTACTCTTCGTAGCGGTCGCGGGCCCAGTCGGAATCGGTTTCGCCATGCTTGCGGTGGACGTACTGGATGGCGCCTTCGAAGCCGGTGCTGTACTTGCGTTCGCGTCCGAAGCGGTTGCGGTACTGCACCACCACCTTGTGGTCCTTGCCGTGCAGGATGGTTTGGCGCACATCCTTGCCCAGCTTCTCCCACGGCGTGGTCATGGAGAAGCCCACTTCCTTGGCCAGGCCTTCCAGGAGCCGGTTCCAGTACTCGGTGGTGGCGGTGCCCATTGACCAGGGGGCGATGGCGCCCTCGGACAGGGACAGTTCCGGGTTGGGAACGATGAGTTCCTCATCCACCTCGAGACGGGTGCCGATTCCGCTGCAGGCGGCGCAGGCGCCGAAGGGGTTGTTGAACGAGAAGGAGCGGGGCTCGATTTCGTCGATGGCGAGGGGGTGTTCGTTGGGGCAGGCGAGGTTCTCGGAGAACGCCCGGATCCTTCCGGGCGCGTCTTCCTCAACGTCGACGAACTCCGCCAGGACCCGGCCCTCGGCCAGTCCCAGCGCGGTCTCGATGGAGTCCGTGAGCCGCTGGCTGATGCCTTCCTTGACCACCAGGCGGTCCACCACGACTTCGATGGTGTGCTTGAACTGCTTGCCCAGTTTGGGCGGATCGCTCAACTGGACAAGCTTGCCATCCACCCGCGCCCGGGAGTATCCCTTGGCGCTGAGTTCCTTGAAGAGGTCCACGAACTCACCCTTGCGTCCGCGCACCACCGGTGCCAGGACCTGGAAGCGCGTGCCCTCGTCGAGTTCGAGGAGCTGGTCCACAATCTGCTGCGGGGTCTGCTTGGACACCGGTTCACCGCAAACGGGGCAGTGCGGCCTGCCGACGCGGGCCCACAGCAGGCGCATGTAGTCGTAGATCTCGGTAATGGTGCCCACGGTGGACCGCGGGTTCTTGCTGGTGGATTTCTGGTCGATGGAGACCGCCGGGGAGAGGCCTTCGATGAAATCGACGTCGGGCTTGTCCACCTGGCCGAGGAACTGGCGTGCGTAGGCGGACAGTGATTCAACGTAGCGCCGCTGGCCTTCGGCAAAGATCGTGTCGAATGCCAGCGAGGACTTGCCGGATCCCGAGAGGCCGGTGAAGACGATCATGGCGTCGCGCGGGAGGTCGAGGTCCACGTTGCGCAGATTGTGCTCCCGCGCGCCTTTCACCACAAGGCGGGAGAGGTCCGGCCGGTGCGGGGCCGCTGCGGAGGGGACGGCGAAGGACGTGGAGGGGGCAGGGGTTTCTTCAGCTACGGCTTTAGGCACCCAATAATGCTAATCGAAAACTTTTTCGAACACTTACGGTTCAGCCGTCAGGGAACATCGTAGGCGGCGGCCAGGAGCTTCACCGCTTCGGCGAAGCTGGCCCCCTGGGATCTGGCGACGGCGGCGTAGGCGGCGGCCGCGGCGGACAGGTCCCCCAGCCTCTCCTCACGCGCGGAAACCACGGTCCCGTTCCGCCCGCGGGTTGCGACGATGCCGGCAGCCTCCAGCTCCTTGTACGCCCTGGCCACCGTGTGCGGGGCGACGTCGAGCTTCTCTGCAAGGGCCCGCACGGCAGGCAGCCTGGTACCTGGCGCCAGTGCGCCGTTGTCCGCCAGGTGGATGACCTGGAGCCGCAGTTGCTCAAACAGCGCCACGCTGCTGGCCGGGTTGGGCCGCCACGATCCGGGGAAGTCGCCCGCAGTGCTCACAGGCCGCCCTCCAGAACGCCCGCCCTGCCGCCGCGTTCGGCAAACTGCGCGTTGTACAGCCTGGCATAGAAGCTGTTGGCAGCAAGGAGGCTTCCATGCGTGCCCTGCTCGACGATGCGTCCGTGGTCCATGACGAGAATTAGATCAGCGTTCCGGATGGTGGACAAACGGTGGGCGATCACGAAACTGGTCCGTCCCTGGCGCAACCGCTGCATCGCCTCGCGGATGAGCAGCTCCGTCCTGGAATCCACCGAACTGGTGGCCTCATCCAGGACCAGCACGCTGCGCCCGGCAAGCTGCGCCCTGGCGATGGTGATGAGCTGCCGCTGCCCCTGGCTGAGCGGCTCGCCGCCGTTTTCCAGCACCGTGCCGTAGCCGTGCGGCAGCGACCTGATGAAGCGGTCCGCGTAGGTGGCCTCCGCGGCGGCAACAATGGCAGCATCCAGGGCGTCCGGCAGGCCGTAAGCGATGTTCTCGCGGATGGTCCCGGCGAAGAGCCAGGAATCCTGGAGCACCACGCCGAACCGTGCCCGCACCTGGTCCCGGGGAATCCCCGTGATGTCCCTTCCGCCCATGGTGATCCTGCCGGATGAAGGTTCCAGGAACCGCATCAGGAGGTTCACTACGGTGCTCTTGCCCGCGCCGGTGTGTCCCACGATGGCTACCGCCTGTCCCGGTTCCACGGTGAAGGTGAGGTTGCGGACCGCGGGGACGGAACCCGGGTAGCCGAACGTAACGTCGTGGAAGATTATGCGGCCCGCGGCGGGAGCACCGATTGTCCCGTGGGCGGGCTCCGGCGGGTCCTCGCCGGCGTCCAGGAGCACGAATACCCTTGCCGCGGATGCTGCGCAGGACTGCATGACGTTAAGCAGTCCGCCAATCTGTCCCACGGGCTGGGTGAACAAGCGGCTGAACTGGATGAATGCCTGAACTCCACCAATGGTCATGGCGCCTGCGATGACCTGCAGCGCCCCTACGACCGCAACCGCAATGTAGTTAAGGTTGGACATCAACACCATGAGCGGCTGGACCACCCCGGCCGAGTACTGGGCTTTGGCCGCCGCCCGGGCCAGGCGTCCGTTGCTGCGGCTGAAAACCTCGGCGGCCTGAGCCTGGCGGCCGAAGGCCTTGACGACTTCATGGCCGCTGATGAATTCCTCCACGTGCGCGTTGAGTTCGCCGATCTCCTTCCATTGCCGGGCGAAGTGCTCCTGGGACCGTCTGGCCACCAGCACCGTGATCCAGGTGGACACCGGAACACTGGCGACGGCGATGGCTGCGAGCACCGGCGAGATCCACAGCATCATGGCCAGCGAACCGCACAGCATCAGGACGGACACGATGAGCTGGGTCAGGACCTGGTTCAGGGCCTGGGCAATGTTGTCGATGTCATTGGTGGCCCGGCTCAGGACATCACCCCGGGAGCGTTCCCGGAAGTATGTGGACGGGAGGCGGTGCAGCTTGTCCTCAACCGAGCCCCGCAGGCCGTACATGAGTCCCTGCACGGCGCGGGCGGTCAGCGCCCCCTGGATCCAGTTGAAGAGTGAGGCGAAGACATACATCGCGGCCACCGCTGCCAGCAGGACCCCAAAGCGCTGGTCCAGGCTTCCCTGGGAGATGCCCTCCACCACGACGTCAGTGGCGTCACCCAGGTACTTGGGGGCGGCAACGTTGAGGCCGGCGAAGGCGCAGGTTGCCGCCACGGCGCCCACCATCTGCAGCCGGAAGGGCCGCAGGAGGCCAAGGAGCCTGCCGGCCGTCGGCCAGAATCTGTGCGCTGCTTCCCCGGTTTCTTCCTCGGCCGTCACAGCGTGCCATCCAGCGCAAGCTGCGATTCGG
This window encodes:
- a CDS encoding lysophospholipid acyltransferase family protein — protein: MEMFDAVRWTTRNLISGSCRPTVVGLENVPSDGPFIVAPNHLSFFDSVIVQALMPRPVAFFAKAEYFTTGGVKGKVMKAFFESVGSIPVERGEQAASVQALKTLMDILEAGRGIGIYPEGTRSRDGILYRGRTGVGWLALTTGAPVIPVGLIGTEKLQRAGEKGVRPQHFTMKVGEPLYFDKTGPDHSLPARREVTDRIMDAIAGLSGQQRSASYNQSKIAE
- a CDS encoding HAD hydrolase-like protein — translated: MTSTTVPVIFDLDGTLVDPAGGITGGIASALRGVGLPVPGQDLLESMIGPKLGDALLNVAKVPADRLEEVVRRYREHYVATGIAQSRLYPGIREILESFAAAGRPVAVATQKPQRLAHKVLAHHGIDTFFHGIHGSADDETAVEGVPLGKTQIIAAALQNLDTRHAIMVGDRAQDVSGAIANGLDCIGVAWGFAPDGELEEAGSVTVVSTGGELVAVIERLEAVHAAAMSGVSNDGNV
- the uvrA gene encoding excinuclease ABC subunit UvrA → MPKAVAEETPAPSTSFAVPSAAAPHRPDLSRLVVKGAREHNLRNVDLDLPRDAMIVFTGLSGSGKSSLAFDTIFAEGQRRYVESLSAYARQFLGQVDKPDVDFIEGLSPAVSIDQKSTSKNPRSTVGTITEIYDYMRLLWARVGRPHCPVCGEPVSKQTPQQIVDQLLELDEGTRFQVLAPVVRGRKGEFVDLFKELSAKGYSRARVDGKLVQLSDPPKLGKQFKHTIEVVVDRLVVKEGISQRLTDSIETALGLAEGRVLAEFVDVEEDAPGRIRAFSENLACPNEHPLAIDEIEPRSFSFNNPFGACAACSGIGTRLEVDEELIVPNPELSLSEGAIAPWSMGTATTEYWNRLLEGLAKEVGFSMTTPWEKLGKDVRQTILHGKDHKVVVQYRNRFGRERKYSTGFEGAIQYVHRKHGETDSDWARDRYEEYMRQVPCPACNGARLNPASLSVLINGKSIAEVAALPMRDCAEFLNNLVLTGREAQIAHQVLKEIQARLTFLLDVGLEYLNLERPSATLSGGEAQRIRLATQIGSGLVGVLYVLDEPSIGLHQRDNRRLIETLTRLRDMGNTLIVVEHDEDTIHVADWIVDIGPGAGEHGGQVVHSGTYKELLDNRESLTGDYLSGRKAIEVPKKRRKYDKKREIKVVGARENNLLNVDAAFPLGLFTAVTGVSGSGKSTLVNEILYKVLANKLNGAKQVAGRHKSVQGLEHLDKVVHVDQSPIGRTPRSNPATYTGVFDNIRKLFAETTEAKVRGYLPGRFSFNVKGGRCEACSGDGTLKIEMNFLPDVYVPCEVCHGARYNRETLEVHYKGKTIADVLNMPIEEGAEFFAAFSPIARHLNTLVDVGLGYVRLGQPATTLSGGEAQRVKLAAELQKRSNGRSIYVLDEPTTGLHFEDIRKLLMVLQGLVDKGNTVITIEHNLDVIKSADWLVDLGPDGGSGGGQIVAAGTPEQVAKSGTSYTGKFLAEILG
- a CDS encoding GntR family transcriptional regulator yields the protein MSTAGDFPGSWRPNPASSVALFEQLRLQVIHLADNGALAPGTRLPAVRALAEKLDVAPHTVARAYKELEAAGIVATRGRNGTVVSAREERLGDLSAAAAAYAAVARSQGASFAEAVKLLAAAYDVP
- a CDS encoding ABC transporter ATP-binding protein: MTAEEETGEAAHRFWPTAGRLLGLLRPFRLQMVGAVAATCAFAGLNVAAPKYLGDATDVVVEGISQGSLDQRFGVLLAAVAAMYVFASLFNWIQGALTARAVQGLMYGLRGSVEDKLHRLPSTYFRERSRGDVLSRATNDIDNIAQALNQVLTQLIVSVLMLCGSLAMMLWISPVLAAIAVASVPVSTWITVLVARRSQEHFARQWKEIGELNAHVEEFISGHEVVKAFGRQAQAAEVFSRSNGRLARAAAKAQYSAGVVQPLMVLMSNLNYIAVAVVGALQVIAGAMTIGGVQAFIQFSRLFTQPVGQIGGLLNVMQSCAASAARVFVLLDAGEDPPEPAHGTIGAPAAGRIIFHDVTFGYPGSVPAVRNLTFTVEPGQAVAIVGHTGAGKSTVVNLLMRFLEPSSGRITMGGRDITGIPRDQVRARFGVVLQDSWLFAGTIRENIAYGLPDALDAAIVAAAEATYADRFIRSLPHGYGTVLENGGEPLSQGQRQLITIARAQLAGRSVLVLDEATSSVDSRTELLIREAMQRLRQGRTSFVIAHRLSTIRNADLILVMDHGRIVEQGTHGSLLAANSFYARLYNAQFAERGGRAGVLEGGL